One Pantoea trifolii DNA segment encodes these proteins:
- the oppB gene encoding oligopeptide ABC transporter permease OppB: MLKFILRRLLEAIPTLFILITISFFMMRLAPGSPFTGERVLSPEVMANIEAKYHLNDPIGKQYLSYLVQLAHGDFGPSFKYKDYSVNYLVGHAFPVSAKLGLAAFFLAVVLGVTAGVIAALKQNSLWDYAVMGVAMTGVVIPSFVVAPLLVLVFAITLRWLPGGGWNGGQWNYMLLPMVALSLAYIASIARITRGSMIEVMHSNFIRTARAKGLPLRRIVLRHALKPAMLPVLSYMGPAFVGIITGSMVIESIYGLPGIGQLFVNGALNRDYSLVMSLTILVGVLTILFNAIVDVLYAVIDPKIRY; encoded by the coding sequence ATGTTAAAATTCATCCTGCGTCGGCTCCTTGAAGCCATCCCGACGCTGTTTATCCTCATCACCATCTCTTTCTTTATGATGCGACTGGCACCCGGCAGTCCATTTACCGGCGAACGTGTTCTGTCGCCAGAAGTGATGGCGAATATTGAAGCGAAGTACCATCTCAACGATCCGATTGGCAAACAGTATCTGAGCTATCTGGTGCAGTTGGCACATGGCGACTTTGGTCCCTCGTTTAAATACAAAGATTACTCGGTCAATTATCTGGTCGGCCACGCCTTCCCGGTATCAGCCAAACTTGGTCTGGCGGCATTCTTCCTTGCCGTGGTATTGGGCGTAACGGCCGGCGTGATCGCCGCCCTAAAGCAGAACAGTTTGTGGGATTATGCCGTGATGGGGGTCGCGATGACCGGCGTGGTGATCCCCAGCTTTGTCGTAGCACCGTTACTGGTGCTGGTATTCGCGATTACCTTACGCTGGCTGCCAGGCGGCGGCTGGAACGGCGGCCAATGGAATTACATGTTGCTGCCGATGGTGGCGCTCTCGCTGGCCTATATCGCCAGCATCGCGCGTATTACCCGTGGTTCGATGATTGAAGTGATGCACTCAAACTTCATCCGTACCGCGCGCGCCAAAGGTCTGCCATTGCGCCGTATCGTGCTGCGTCACGCGCTGAAGCCTGCTATGTTGCCGGTGCTTTCCTATATGGGGCCGGCGTTTGTCGGCATCATTACCGGTTCCATGGTGATTGAATCCATCTATGGTTTACCGGGCATCGGCCAGTTGTTCGTCAACGGGGCATTGAACCGTGACTACTCGCTGGTGATGAGCCTGACCATTCTGGTTGGCGTGCTGACCATTCTGTTTAACGCGATCGTTGATGTGCTGTACGCCGTAATCGATCCGAAAATCCGTTACTGA